The Streptomyces sp. NBC_00344 genome includes a window with the following:
- a CDS encoding SDR family NAD(P)-dependent oxidoreductase: protein MTPITEQNVLITGATDGLGRALAHELAAQGATLILHGRSAAKGEELIEELRSATGNDRLSYELADFSSLEEIRGLADRIVATYPRLDVLVNNAGLGVELERQVSKDGHELTFQVDYLAPYILSCRLAGLLAESAPARIVNVTSAGQAPLDFDDVMLERDWDGGQAYCQAKLAEIMLTIDLAEQLEGTGVTVNALHPSSYMPTKIVVHLFSPQSTVAEGVEHTLRLVTGTELSDVTGAYFNRSTRARAHAQAYDPAARARLREISEDLTGVVFSG, encoded by the coding sequence ATGACACCGATCACTGAGCAGAACGTCCTCATCACCGGCGCGACCGACGGGCTCGGACGCGCCCTGGCGCATGAACTCGCCGCACAGGGCGCTACGTTGATTCTTCATGGCCGCAGTGCCGCGAAGGGCGAGGAGCTCATCGAGGAGCTGCGATCGGCCACCGGCAACGACCGGCTCAGCTACGAACTCGCCGACTTCTCCTCGCTCGAGGAGATCCGGGGACTCGCCGACCGGATCGTCGCGACCTACCCGCGGCTGGACGTGCTGGTCAACAACGCGGGGCTGGGTGTCGAGCTGGAGCGCCAGGTGAGCAAGGACGGTCATGAACTCACCTTCCAGGTCGACTACCTGGCGCCGTACATCCTCAGCTGCCGGCTCGCCGGTCTGCTGGCCGAGTCCGCTCCGGCCCGCATCGTCAACGTCACATCGGCGGGCCAGGCTCCGCTGGACTTCGACGATGTGATGCTCGAACGCGACTGGGACGGAGGCCAGGCGTACTGCCAGGCCAAGCTCGCCGAGATCATGCTGACGATCGACCTCGCCGAACAACTGGAGGGCACCGGGGTCACGGTGAACGCCCTGCATCCCTCGTCGTACATGCCGACCAAGATCGTGGTGCACCTGTTCTCCCCTCAGAGCACGGTGGCCGAGGGGGTCGAGCACACCCTTCGCCTGGTCACCGGCACGGAGCTGAGCGACGTCACCGGCGCGTACTTCAACCGTTCGACGCGGGCCAGGGCCCATGCCCAGGCGTACGACCCGGCCGCCAGGGCGCGGCTGCGGGAGATCAGTGAAGATCTGACCGGTGTCGTCTTCTCCGGCTGA
- a CDS encoding MFS transporter yields the protein MPNQTRPNALSAGLVLGSFLAPSALGMSATPIALPALGQSLSVASGATAWVLAAYTLTLSVSSALAGRLADIRGLRVPIIGGMILLIAGTVMVAAVPWYPAVIAGRLLQGCGAGVAAVLSFGVANRLFPDAQDRGRAVGTMGALVGIVSGGGALLGGALTDLVGWQAALALPGLSAVAAVWVLRMAPAQEPREERLDARGAVLCLALAGALALLLQAPSTHVGWAVVVALGAVVLILAAAAVRHVRRVPEGFVPRLVVGNARFVLAAAAGFTLFAGYLIIQFAAPRLILADHDLSVTQIGLILLPTGLCSAVLSRMAGGLAHRVGALRLVAALAVLSAAGLLLAALAGRSPVVLVVAVAACVSGFSAGQVALMASVPHLVGSSMHGVAVGVFQLVFITGGSLGSAAVGGMAGAMSLSTAVALLAVVPVLGAVAAVVALRLLRQQQESPAGSTGAKASIPAV from the coding sequence ATGCCGAATCAGACTCGTCCCAACGCTCTGTCCGCCGGACTCGTACTCGGGTCCTTCCTCGCCCCCAGCGCCCTCGGAATGTCCGCGACCCCCATCGCTCTGCCCGCACTCGGGCAGAGCCTCTCGGTGGCCTCGGGTGCCACCGCATGGGTGCTGGCCGCCTACACCCTGACCCTGTCCGTCTCCTCCGCACTCGCCGGCCGCCTCGCGGACATCCGCGGACTGCGGGTACCGATCATCGGAGGCATGATCCTGCTGATCGCCGGCACCGTAATGGTGGCAGCTGTGCCGTGGTACCCGGCGGTCATTGCCGGCCGGCTGCTGCAGGGCTGCGGCGCGGGTGTCGCGGCCGTGCTGTCCTTCGGCGTCGCCAACCGCCTCTTCCCGGATGCCCAGGACCGCGGACGCGCGGTGGGCACGATGGGCGCCCTGGTGGGCATTGTCTCCGGTGGCGGTGCGCTGCTCGGCGGTGCGCTGACCGACCTGGTGGGCTGGCAGGCGGCGCTCGCGCTGCCCGGTCTGTCCGCGGTGGCCGCCGTCTGGGTGCTGCGGATGGCACCCGCCCAAGAGCCGCGCGAAGAGCGGCTGGACGCCCGCGGCGCGGTGCTCTGCCTGGCACTCGCCGGGGCTCTCGCTCTGCTGCTCCAGGCGCCGTCGACCCATGTGGGCTGGGCCGTCGTGGTCGCGCTCGGCGCCGTGGTCCTCATCCTGGCCGCTGCCGCGGTCCGGCACGTCCGTCGGGTGCCCGAAGGCTTCGTGCCCCGGCTCGTGGTGGGCAACGCCCGCTTCGTACTCGCCGCCGCGGCGGGGTTCACGCTCTTCGCGGGATACCTCATCATCCAGTTCGCGGCTCCTCGGCTCATCCTGGCCGATCACGATCTGAGCGTGACCCAGATCGGACTCATCCTGCTGCCGACCGGGCTGTGCAGTGCTGTTCTCTCGCGCATGGCGGGTGGTCTTGCCCACCGGGTGGGGGCACTGCGGCTGGTGGCGGCCCTGGCGGTGCTGAGTGCGGCGGGCCTGCTGCTGGCAGCGCTCGCAGGGCGGTCGCCCGTCGTGCTCGTGGTGGCTGTCGCAGCCTGCGTATCGGGCTTCAGCGCGGGCCAGGTGGCGTTGATGGCGTCGGTTCCCCATCTGGTCGGCAGCTCGATGCATGGTGTGGCGGTCGGTGTGTTCCAGCTCGTCTTCATCACCGGCGGATCGCTCGGCTCGGCGGCGGTCGGTGGTATGGCCGGCGCGATGAGCCTTTCCACGGCGGTCGCGCTGCTCGCGGTCGTACCGGTGCTCGGCGCGGTTGCGGCGGTGGTCGCACTGCGGCTGTTGCGGCAGCAGCAGGAGTCGCCGGCGGGTAGTACGGGCGCGAAGGCATCGATTCCGGCCGTGTAA
- a CDS encoding VOC family protein: MTETTAGTRAPVRWAHVGLNCRDQKETEDFYTRWFGFERARVVEAEGDRVIFLRSGDAYLELFATEADALVPPEKDGPPNPGTARHLAFQVDDVDVFLGRAEGQLPVTLGPLSFDEFIPGWRTVWVSDPDGVVIEVSQGYTDQSPQELGQYS, encoded by the coding sequence ATGACGGAGACGACAGCCGGGACCCGAGCGCCCGTGCGCTGGGCGCATGTCGGCCTCAACTGCCGCGACCAGAAGGAGACCGAGGACTTCTACACCAGATGGTTCGGCTTCGAGCGGGCCCGTGTGGTGGAGGCCGAGGGCGACCGGGTGATATTCCTGCGCAGCGGGGACGCCTATCTGGAACTCTTCGCCACTGAGGCGGACGCGCTCGTCCCGCCGGAAAAGGACGGCCCGCCCAACCCGGGCACCGCGCGGCACCTGGCCTTCCAGGTCGACGACGTGGACGTCTTCCTCGGGCGCGCCGAAGGTCAGCTGCCCGTGACTCTGGGACCGCTTTCCTTCGACGAGTTCATCCCGGGCTGGCGGACCGTCTGGGTGTCCGATCCGGACGGTGTCGTGATCGAGGTCAGCCAGGGTTACACCGATCAGAGTCCCCAGGAACTCGGGCAGTACAGCTAG
- a CDS encoding type 1 glutamine amidotransferase domain-containing protein, which produces MARRNAKKILVILSEYGYWGEELIGPLHHFDQRGYDVEFATPNGKQPHALPPSMDPGYVDPPLGRSVTSDAVAKLTRETEESDRLADPIDISRWLPERPYTADDNYLRKLEAYHHAVDVVAQELDEYDALLIVGGSGPVVDIANNERVHQIILAFVRADKPVAAECYGVAPLAFAREWEDRRSIIWGKHVTGHCKEYDYKDGTGFLGTDFVIGPPPYPLEYILRDATGPDGRYHGNFGKETSVIVDYPFITGRSTPDSYLTGEKVVEVLEEGLRRFGW; this is translated from the coding sequence ATGGCCAGAAGGAATGCCAAGAAGATCCTCGTGATCCTGTCGGAATACGGCTACTGGGGCGAAGAGCTGATCGGCCCCCTGCATCATTTCGACCAGCGCGGTTACGACGTGGAATTTGCCACTCCGAATGGAAAGCAGCCGCACGCGCTGCCGCCCTCCATGGACCCCGGCTACGTGGACCCCCCGCTGGGCCGCTCCGTGACCTCCGATGCGGTGGCGAAGCTGACCCGGGAGACCGAGGAGTCGGACCGACTCGCCGACCCGATCGACATCTCCCGCTGGCTCCCGGAGCGCCCGTACACCGCGGACGACAACTACCTGCGCAAGCTCGAGGCGTACCACCACGCCGTCGATGTGGTGGCCCAGGAGCTCGATGAGTACGACGCGCTGCTGATCGTCGGCGGCAGCGGCCCGGTGGTGGACATCGCGAACAACGAGCGGGTGCACCAGATCATTCTGGCCTTCGTACGGGCCGACAAGCCGGTCGCCGCCGAATGCTACGGAGTGGCGCCGCTGGCTTTCGCCCGCGAATGGGAGGACCGCAGATCGATCATCTGGGGAAAGCACGTCACCGGTCATTGCAAGGAGTACGACTACAAGGACGGAACCGGGTTCCTGGGTACCGATTTCGTGATCGGCCCCCCGCCGTATCCGCTCGAGTACATCCTGCGTGACGCCACCGGCCCTGACGGCCGCTACCACGGCAACTTCGGCAAGGAAACCTCGGTGATCGTGGACTACCCGTTCATCACCGGACGTTCCACTCCGGATTCCTACCTCACCGGGGAAAAGGTGGTCGAGGTCCTTGAGGAGGGCCTTCGCCGCTTCGGCTGGTAG
- a CDS encoding low temperature requirement protein A: MSSSPAERTAVEAGADEAAGARDNERARRASWFELFCDLVFVAAVQQVTHRLEAVPDAGSVLGVVALFIPVWWTWVLYTDRANRLDRDDALNRLLTIAGMAGVCGMAVFVGQVGHGTAGDAGFVLSYLAARWMVTVLHGWAGRGDARFRALARSFAAGATVSSLLWLGGLLVREGPERWALWAAGMAVELALPFLVGRTTEALSSDADHLAERFGLFTIIVLGEAVMGFVGGLTHTRTEPTGTLAGLLAFALCACLWWAYFSVSSSSPGSHARLASHPWLRHAFVYGHLPMQGGLAVVGGTLGAVVSEHVAHLSLSAAACLAGGIAVFHAVGALVRAAFTGLSEAVVLIRLTLTAAVLAVIPFAPGLPVTVVLAVLVVILAIAVLAEQPGHRRRMATLEGGD, translated from the coding sequence GTGTCGTCTTCTCCGGCTGAGCGGACAGCCGTCGAGGCCGGCGCGGACGAGGCGGCGGGGGCCAGGGACAATGAAAGAGCCCGGCGGGCCTCCTGGTTCGAGCTGTTCTGCGACCTGGTGTTCGTCGCCGCCGTCCAGCAGGTCACCCACCGGCTGGAGGCGGTGCCCGACGCCGGCTCGGTACTGGGGGTGGTCGCGCTGTTCATCCCGGTGTGGTGGACCTGGGTGCTGTACACGGACCGGGCGAACCGGCTGGACCGGGACGACGCGCTCAACCGGCTGCTGACGATCGCCGGTATGGCGGGTGTCTGCGGTATGGCGGTGTTCGTCGGGCAGGTCGGGCACGGGACGGCGGGGGACGCCGGATTCGTGCTGTCCTATCTGGCCGCCCGCTGGATGGTCACGGTGCTGCACGGATGGGCGGGGCGCGGTGACGCCCGGTTCAGGGCTCTGGCCCGGTCCTTCGCGGCGGGTGCGACGGTGTCGTCGCTGCTTTGGCTGGGCGGCCTGCTGGTACGGGAGGGGCCGGAGCGGTGGGCGCTGTGGGCCGCGGGGATGGCGGTGGAGCTGGCGCTTCCGTTCCTGGTGGGCAGGACGACCGAAGCGCTGTCGAGTGACGCCGATCATCTGGCCGAGCGCTTCGGACTGTTCACCATCATCGTGCTGGGTGAGGCCGTCATGGGGTTCGTCGGCGGGCTGACCCACACACGGACCGAACCGACGGGAACCCTCGCGGGGCTGCTGGCCTTCGCGCTGTGCGCGTGCCTGTGGTGGGCCTACTTCAGCGTCAGCAGCAGCAGCCCGGGCAGCCATGCGCGGCTGGCGTCACATCCCTGGCTGAGGCACGCGTTCGTGTACGGGCATCTGCCGATGCAGGGCGGCCTCGCCGTGGTCGGGGGAACTCTCGGAGCAGTGGTCTCGGAACACGTGGCGCATCTGTCGCTGTCGGCAGCCGCATGTCTGGCGGGCGGCATCGCGGTGTTCCATGCGGTGGGCGCCCTGGTGCGGGCGGCGTTCACCGGGCTGAGCGAGGCGGTCGTACTCATCCGTCTGACGCTCACCGCGGCGGTGCTCGCGGTGATCCCCTTCGCGCCGGGTCTGCCCGTGACGGTGGTGCTCGCGGTGCTGGTCGTGATCCTCGCGATCGCGGTGCTCGCGGAGCAGCCCGGCCACCGGCGACGGATGGCGACACTCGAGGGCGGCGACTGA
- a CDS encoding aldehyde dehydrogenase family protein: MTNQPARAVGDGQLFIDGKFGPSDSGKTVEDINPATELPICQVAWGGESDLDRAVQSARRAFDVGPWPTMPGKERAGVLYRIADGIEAAAEDLALRETLDVGKPITFTRGFDVRAAAEIFRYYAGMVEQLEGAARPAGARSLQYTRREPLGVVGAITPFNFPLNLAVNKIAPALAAGNTVVHKPAEQTPLTALKLAEIMAEAGLPEGVHNVVTGDGATVGAAFSVHPGIDKISFTGSTATGKRLIAAAAGTLKRVTVELGGKGANLIFDDADLEAAVQSAFQAAFFNTGQFCMSGSRLLVHRSVHDEVVDRLAAVAESVPIGDPLDEATVLGPLAHRAQLDKVIEYVGIGLAEGAELRSGGSTGHEGPGFYHQPTIFTGVTPEMRVAQEEIFGPILTVLPFDTDEEAVEIANGTPYGLASGLHTQNIRRAHNVAAQLQSGIVWVNTWAQFENSTSFGGYKSSGYGRELGPEGIEEYLQYKTVYINVD, encoded by the coding sequence ATGACGAACCAGCCCGCCCGGGCCGTCGGTGACGGTCAGTTGTTCATCGACGGGAAGTTCGGCCCGTCCGATTCCGGCAAGACCGTCGAAGACATAAACCCGGCGACCGAGCTCCCCATCTGCCAGGTGGCCTGGGGCGGGGAGAGCGACCTCGACCGCGCGGTGCAGTCGGCCAGGCGGGCGTTCGACGTCGGGCCCTGGCCGACGATGCCCGGCAAGGAGCGTGCCGGGGTGCTGTACCGGATCGCCGACGGCATCGAGGCCGCGGCCGAGGACCTGGCACTGCGCGAGACGCTGGATGTCGGCAAGCCGATCACCTTCACCCGCGGGTTCGACGTGCGCGCCGCAGCCGAGATCTTCCGGTACTACGCGGGCATGGTCGAGCAGCTGGAGGGGGCGGCGCGGCCGGCCGGAGCGCGCTCACTGCAGTACACCCGGCGTGAGCCCCTCGGCGTGGTCGGCGCCATCACGCCCTTCAACTTCCCGCTCAACCTGGCGGTCAACAAGATCGCTCCGGCGCTCGCGGCCGGCAACACCGTCGTCCACAAGCCGGCCGAGCAGACTCCGCTGACCGCGCTGAAGCTGGCCGAGATCATGGCCGAGGCGGGTCTGCCCGAAGGCGTGCACAACGTGGTCACCGGCGACGGCGCCACCGTCGGTGCCGCGTTCTCCGTGCACCCGGGGATCGACAAGATCTCCTTCACCGGCTCGACGGCGACCGGCAAGCGCCTGATCGCGGCCGCGGCCGGAACACTGAAGCGGGTCACCGTCGAACTGGGCGGCAAGGGCGCCAACCTCATATTCGACGACGCGGACCTCGAAGCCGCCGTGCAGTCGGCCTTCCAGGCCGCCTTCTTCAACACCGGTCAGTTCTGCATGAGCGGCTCCCGGCTTCTCGTGCACCGCTCCGTGCACGACGAGGTGGTGGACCGGCTGGCGGCGGTGGCCGAGTCGGTCCCGATCGGTGACCCGCTGGACGAGGCCACGGTGCTGGGCCCGTTGGCCCACCGGGCCCAGCTGGACAAGGTGATCGAGTACGTCGGTATCGGTCTGGCGGAGGGTGCGGAACTGCGCTCCGGCGGATCCACCGGTCACGAGGGCCCCGGCTTCTACCACCAGCCCACCATCTTCACCGGTGTGACACCGGAGATGCGCGTCGCCCAGGAGGAGATCTTCGGTCCGATCCTGACGGTGCTGCCCTTCGACACCGACGAGGAGGCGGTCGAGATCGCCAACGGAACCCCGTACGGCCTGGCCTCGGGCCTGCACACGCAGAACATCCGCCGCGCTCACAACGTGGCCGCTCAACTGCAGTCGGGAATCGTGTGGGTCAACACCTGGGCGCAGTTCGAGAACAGCACCTCCTTCGGTGGTTACAAGTCCTCCGGGTACGGGCGTGAGCTGGGGCCCGAGGGCATCGAGGAGTACCTGCAGTACAAGACGGTCTACATCAACGTCGATTGA
- a CDS encoding thiamine pyrophosphate-binding protein, whose protein sequence is MARQGNAAIIEQFLADGIPYMFGNPGTVEQGFLDALEDYDDLQYILTLQETVAAGIADGYARATGRPALLQLHSGVGLGNAIGMLYQAKRGHSPLVVIAGESGVKYEAMDAQMAADLVAMAEPVTKYATRVTDPNSVLRVLRRAMKMAMTPPCGPVFVSLPLDVLDAPNDEPVIPSTFLRTRTAPVRPLVHQAAELLAGAERPIVLVGDGVSASGAQDELVRVAEQLGADIWGADFSEVNLDATHPLYRGQLGHMFGEVSAAAVKDADAVLIVGTYVFPEVFPVLSDPFKDGARIVHIDLDGYEIAKNHPVTLGLVADPKATLEVLADELDGRLSEEDRVNAFERLVARRGEQPGQPADDGSLLGHFLRELAAHVPDDVMVFDEALTSAGPLNAHLPGRLPGHWFSTRGGSLGVGIPGAIGIKLAHPDKTVIGFTGDGGSMYTFQALYTAVRHNIGAKFVICNNRSYKLLDLNIEQYWRERGVPEHAHPSPFDLSDPDLGFSDIARGFGVDALRVDEPGQVAEAVKRMLADDKPFLIDLRITEGGDRG, encoded by the coding sequence ATGGCCAGGCAGGGCAATGCGGCGATAATCGAGCAGTTTCTCGCTGACGGAATTCCCTATATGTTCGGTAATCCGGGGACGGTCGAGCAGGGGTTCCTGGATGCGCTGGAGGACTATGACGATCTTCAGTACATCCTGACTCTTCAGGAGACAGTCGCCGCAGGCATCGCGGACGGTTACGCCCGTGCCACCGGCCGTCCGGCTCTTCTGCAGCTGCACAGCGGGGTCGGCCTCGGCAACGCCATCGGCATGCTCTACCAGGCCAAGCGCGGTCACTCGCCGCTCGTGGTGATCGCCGGCGAGTCCGGTGTGAAGTACGAGGCGATGGACGCCCAGATGGCCGCCGATCTGGTCGCCATGGCCGAGCCGGTGACCAAGTACGCGACCCGGGTCACCGATCCGAACTCGGTGCTGAGGGTGCTTCGCCGGGCCATGAAGATGGCGATGACGCCGCCTTGTGGCCCGGTCTTCGTCTCCCTTCCCCTCGATGTGCTCGACGCGCCGAACGACGAGCCCGTCATCCCGAGCACCTTTCTGCGTACCCGGACCGCGCCGGTCCGCCCGCTCGTGCATCAGGCGGCCGAGCTGCTGGCCGGCGCGGAGAGGCCGATCGTCCTGGTGGGTGACGGCGTCTCGGCGTCGGGAGCGCAGGACGAACTCGTGCGGGTCGCCGAGCAACTCGGCGCGGATATCTGGGGAGCCGACTTCTCCGAGGTCAACCTGGATGCCACCCATCCGCTCTACCGGGGGCAGCTCGGGCATATGTTCGGCGAGGTCAGTGCGGCGGCCGTGAAGGACGCGGACGCCGTCCTGATCGTCGGCACCTATGTGTTCCCCGAGGTGTTCCCCGTACTGTCCGATCCGTTCAAGGACGGCGCCAGGATCGTCCACATCGACCTGGACGGCTACGAGATCGCCAAGAACCATCCGGTGACCCTCGGCCTGGTGGCCGATCCCAAGGCGACCCTCGAGGTGCTCGCCGACGAGCTCGACGGGCGGCTGTCCGAAGAGGACCGGGTGAACGCCTTCGAGCGACTGGTCGCCCGGCGCGGGGAGCAGCCGGGACAGCCCGCCGACGACGGCTCGCTGCTCGGGCACTTCCTGCGCGAACTTGCCGCCCACGTGCCGGACGACGTGATGGTCTTCGACGAGGCACTGACATCGGCGGGACCGCTCAACGCCCACCTGCCCGGCCGGCTGCCGGGGCACTGGTTCTCCACCCGCGGCGGATCGCTCGGCGTCGGTATTCCCGGCGCCATCGGCATCAAGCTCGCCCACCCGGACAAGACGGTGATCGGCTTCACCGGCGACGGCGGCTCGATGTACACCTTCCAGGCGCTCTACACCGCGGTGCGGCACAACATCGGCGCCAAGTTCGTCATCTGCAACAACCGCAGCTACAAGCTGCTCGACCTCAACATCGAGCAGTACTGGCGGGAGCGTGGCGTCCCCGAGCACGCGCACCCCTCACCGTTCGACCTGTCCGATCCGGACCTCGGCTTCTCCGACATCGCCCGTGGATTCGGCGTCGACGCGCTGCGTGTCGACGAGCCCGGTCAGGTGGCGGAGGCGGTCAAGCGGATGCTCGCCGACGACAAGCCGTTCCTCATCGACCTGCGGATCACCGAAGGAGGGGACCGTGGCTGA